In Caldalkalibacillus salinus, the DNA window TTCCGGGTGTTCAACCGCTTCTTGTTTACACACCTTCACGATTATGATTGCTATATGGAAGTGTTACAGGATGGTGAGGTCGTATATACGACCAGAGACACACTCGATGTGGCCCCGTTATCGACAAAGGAGATTCACTTAGATTTGAAACATGCGTTGGGGGAGGCGTCCCCATGCCATGCGTCACATGAGTATATACTAACCCTCAGCTTGCGTTTAAAACAGGCCACGTCATGGGCGGACGAGGGACATGAGCTTGCCTTTGAACAATTCAGACTCCCCAGTGCAAATCGAAGTACAAACCAAAGCGCAAACCAAGGTACGCAAGGTAAGTCTAAACATCATGCTCAACACGTGACAGAGACTGAGACTATTGCTGTAAGTCGGCAAGCATCACCCCATACCCATGCAAAACGAATAGTCACACAAGATGACGACTTAACACTGATCCTTGAAGGAGAAGACTTCAGTGTGACTTTTAACAAAGTGTCAGGTGAGCTACAGTCATACATCTTTAAGGGGATAGCACTCATCAAGCGTCCTCCCGTCCCGAATTTTTGGCGGGCGATGACGGATAACGATAGAGGCAACAAGCTCGATCAGAGAAGTGCGACGTGGAAAACAGCCGGAGAAAGAAAGTCGCTTCAAGCGTTCACTTATGATGCTTCGCCCCACTGCATCACTGTCCAAACCACATATACATTGCCAACGACAACACCGTCCCACTGTCATATTCACTATAAAGTGAGCACGGAGGGAGCCATCACGGTCGAACTGGCACTTCACCCGGGTGAGAACCTCCCTGAACTGCCTGAAATTGGGGTGATGTTAGAGCTGGACCCATCGTTCAACAATCTATCCTGGTTTGGAAAAGGACCACACGAGAACTATTGGGATCGGAATAAAGGCGCTAAGGTTGGTCTTTACAGTGCGAAAGTAGAGGAGCAGTATGTACCGTACCTTAAACCGCAGGAGTGTGGGAACAAAACGGATGTAAGGTGGGTTAAGCTAACGAACCCCACAGGAATAGGTGTGCAAATCATAGGTTTACCGTTAATAGAATTCAACGCCTTGCCGTACACCCCATCTGAGTTGGAGCAGTATGATCACGGTTATGAATTACCTCATAGTGATAAAGTCGTGGCCAGAATCAACCATAAGCAAATGGGCGTCGGTGGAGATGACAGCTGGGGCGCGCCAACTCATCCAGAGTACACCCTATACGCGGATAAGGTGTACACATACGCCTTTGAGATCAGAGGTATAGAGGATAGAGAGGAAGACAGAGAGGCGGACAAGAGAGGCGGTTAAATAGCATAGGTAAAATAGATCGTGTTTAATCCGATCAAGGTGTTTACAGGTGTTTAACAGGTATTTGGGTTTACTCACGTCATAAGGAGATATGATCACGTCATAAGTAAAGGAGGTAGGGAATAGTGACGAAAACCACTGAACGGCTTCATACCAATCCTCTGCAGACGAGAGAGCAAGTTCAGATGGCCTTAGAACAAATATGCCTGCCGACGAAACCATACTTCAATAGGAGTAAAACAACCCTGCAATTAGGAGCAACAGGTGCCGGACACCCCGACGCCATAGCAGGGATGGAAGGTTTTGCTCGTTTACTGTGGGGCATCATTCCCTACCAGGCCGGAGGGAAAATGTATCAGGATTGGGACGATATCATACAAGGGGTTCGAAATGGAACCCATCCAGAGCACGAAGCCTACTGGGGAGACATCACAGACTACGATCAACGTATCGTCGAAATGGCCGCATTCGGTCTTGCTCTGGCCCTTATACCCGACCAAATCTGGGAGCCATTAAGCGAAGAGGAAAGACGGCATTTCATCTCATGGTTAGATCAGATTAACGCTTATCACAGCTATGATTGTAACTGGTTGTTCTTCCGTGTGTTAGTCAATCTTGGGTTCAAGCAAGTCGGTGGCCCCTATAACGAAGAAAAGGTGGCCCAAAGCTTAGATCGGATCGATGCGTTTTATGTGGGGGATGGCTGGTATTCAGATGGCGTCAATGCGCATTGCGATTACTACACGTCGTTTGCCATTCATTTTTACAGTTTAATCTACGCCAAATTAATGGAAGGTGATGACCCTGAACGTGTTGCGCTTTATAAACAGCGGGCGGGGTTATTCGCTCAAGATTTTATCTATTGGTTTGCCAAAGACGGTTCTGCCCTCCCCTATGGGCGGAGTCTGACATATAGGTTTGCACAGGCTGGATTTTGGAGTGCCCTGGCTTATGCTGAGATACACCCCTTTTCCTACGGTGTCATGAAGGGTATCATTCTCAATCATTTGCGCTGGTGGTTCAAGCAGCCCATATTCAACCCTAACGGGACCCTGAGTATTGGTTATGCCTACCCTAACCTGGTTATGGCTGAGAACTACAATGCACCAGGCTCGCCCTATTGGGGGTTAAAAGTATTCTTAATCCTAGCTCTCCCAGCTGATCACCCGTTTTGGCAAGCGGCAGAAGAACCCTTACCTCCATTACACAACCGATCCGTTCAACGACCGCCACATTTTATTCTTTGTAGGCAAGACGATCAGAACCATGTCCTTGCCTTTAATGCCGGGTATCCCTTCACGAATGCTCACACTCACACATCAGCAAAGTATGAAAAGTTTGTTTATTCTAATGTATTCGGTTTTAGTGTGCCACGGGCTGAATGGGGACTAGAGCAAGGTGCCTTTGATTCAATGCTGGCCCTGAGTGAAAGAGATCATCTGTACAGAGTCAAAAGACAAAGTGAAACATACACCATCGAAGACCAAGTCATTTATACAAAGTGGCGACCATGGCGGGATGTGACCGTACATACCTGGCTCATTGTCGGAACGCCGTGGCATGTAAGGGTTCATAAAATTCAAACTCATAGAGAGCTAGATGCAGCCGATGGTGGTTTTGCACTAGGTAAAGCACGTGGACACCCCAGTCCTGAGATTACTGAGCACATCCGCAATGAAACAGAGCTTCTCGTCAGTAGTGAGAATGGGTGTAGTGGCGTGACATTGCTATACGGTAAAGGCCATACAACACTCATCCATCCGCACGCCAATACGAATCTGATTCACCCGCGTACAGTCATCCCCACGGTACAATCGATTTTGCCTGTTGGCACCCACTGGCTTGTCACGGCCTTTTTTGCTGACCCCTGCCCGCATGTGGAGTGGAAAGCATGGGATAAAACCCCTAGAGTGAACCACATAAATGGCGGCATAAGCATCTTGTCGAGAGAAGGTGACGCTCTCTTTACCCGGGAAATAAGTGAGCCGTAGCGCTATAAAAGGGGTAACGCCTTTTATATAAAACATTTTTTAGAGGAGGAAGATTGTGTATGCTTCATTTTTCCCGACACAAAGGCGTATTGATGACAGTGTGTAGCTTGTTGATGTTTTCTCTATTGACAGCGGCTTGGCCCACGCAGGCGGCCGATGATGAGGTCGTTAAGGTTTATCCCGGCATCCAGTATCAGACACATGAAGGGTTCGGGACCTCTCTCGCTTGGTTTGGGCATGCTGTGGGAGGCTTTTCCGAACTGAACAGAACGGCGATTGCTGATTTACTCTTTGATCCAGATGAAGGATTAGGGCTGAATATCGTCAGGTACAATATTGGCGGTGGTGATCACCCGGACCAAGACTGGTTAAGGCCAGGTGCTGATGTACCAGGGTTTCAACCGGTTGAAGGAGAGTGGGATTGGACAGCCGATTCCCATCAGCGCTGGATGATGCAAGCAGCAAAGGAAAGAGCGGGTGAGCATTTTATCGCTGAAGCTTTTTCCAATTCACCACCGTATTGGATGACCTACACCGGGACTTCTTCAGGTAACGGTAGAGAAGACAATTTGCGACCTGAATATGCCGAAGCCTTCGCGGAGTATCTTACAGAAGTGGTGAAGCATTATGATGAGCACTGGGATGTGACATTCAGAACATTGAATCCGTTCAATGAACCGAGCCATTACTGGCAGGAAAGGGGCCGCCAAGAAGGCGCTCATTTTGATGTTGCTACTCAAGAACAGATTATTGCTCTGGTTCATGACGCTCTAAAAGAAAAAGGGTTGTCCACTGACATTAGTGTTATGGATGGTAAGTCTATCTGGGACACCATATGGCAATGGCGAGATTACAGTGCCACAACTCAATCATATGTGAGTCAGATTAATGGGCACGGTTACTATGGTAGTGTGAATGACCAACAAAATTTGCATCGTATCGCTAAGTCAGAAGGTAAGAGACTGTGGATGTCTGAAGCGGATGGTGGCGGCGGAACAGATCCGTTCGGCCGTTATCGTTTTGCACCTGATGATATGGAGCCTGCCCTAAATCTTTCCAACATGATCTCCACTCATCTAAAAGAAATGCAGCCAGCTGCCTGGATCTTCTGGCAAGCGGTCGAAAACTACCCGGAGAACATTCGGGGGGATCATACTTGGGGATTAATACATGCGAACTTTGAAGAAGAGGGCTCTCAAGGCTTAGCAGAGGAAGAATGGAGAACGAATAAAAAGTACTATGCTTTTGCGCAGTATTCTAAGTTCATTCGCCCCGGCTACCAGCAAATCGGAATTGACGGCTCAGATGCTGTTGCCTTCATCGATTGGCAGGATGAGAGACTCGTAATCGTGCAGACCAATGAGGGGACTTCCAGTGTAGAAAAAACTTTTGATCTATCGGACTTTAATGATGTTGGGGAAAAAGTACAAGTGTATAGAACCTCTGAAACAGAGGATTTAGTACAATTAGATGATATGATAATCGCTAACGAAAAGCTGACAACCATATTACCACGTGAATCAATAACGACTTTTGTCATTGATGGTATGCATTATACGCATCAGAAAAAGCAGAACGTTGCTTTGAATAAACCGGTGACAGCGACCAGTGAACAGAGTGGCAATGAAGTAGAGCATATGGTTGATGGCCAATGGGATACTCGGTGGTCCGCACAAGGTTACCCACAGTCTGCCGTCATCGATTTAGAACAATCGTATACCATCGACAAGGCTGAACTCGCACCCTATCAAAATAGAGCTTATCAATATCGGATAGAGGCGTCTACTGATGGAGAGCATTATACCACTATCGTAGACCGTACCTCTAATACAACTGGAGGACTTTTACTTACTGATGGATTTTCTCCCGTTGATGCTCGGTATATTAAATTGACCGTCACAGGGGCTCATCGATATACAGGAGACTGGGTGAGCATCCGTGATCTAAGACTTTATGAGTCGCAGCCTACGCAACCTACAATGTCTGAATTACACAATCAATTTAAGCAGTACAAAGCGTCGGAGAATGTTACAGGCCCACTAGTCCGTCAATTAGAAAATAAATTGGACCAAGCGCAACGTCATCTCAATAAAGGGCACAAGGACCAAGCCTTGAAACACCT includes these proteins:
- a CDS encoding glycoside hydrolase is translated as MLHFSRHKGVLMTVCSLLMFSLLTAAWPTQAADDEVVKVYPGIQYQTHEGFGTSLAWFGHAVGGFSELNRTAIADLLFDPDEGLGLNIVRYNIGGGDHPDQDWLRPGADVPGFQPVEGEWDWTADSHQRWMMQAAKERAGEHFIAEAFSNSPPYWMTYTGTSSGNGREDNLRPEYAEAFAEYLTEVVKHYDEHWDVTFRTLNPFNEPSHYWQERGRQEGAHFDVATQEQIIALVHDALKEKGLSTDISVMDGKSIWDTIWQWRDYSATTQSYVSQINGHGYYGSVNDQQNLHRIAKSEGKRLWMSEADGGGGTDPFGRYRFAPDDMEPALNLSNMISTHLKEMQPAAWIFWQAVENYPENIRGDHTWGLIHANFEEEGSQGLAEEEWRTNKKYYAFAQYSKFIRPGYQQIGIDGSDAVAFIDWQDERLVIVQTNEGTSSVEKTFDLSDFNDVGEKVQVYRTSETEDLVQLDDMIIANEKLTTILPRESITTFVIDGMHYTHQKKQNVALNKPVTATSEQSGNEVEHMVDGQWDTRWSAQGYPQSAVIDLEQSYTIDKAELAPYQNRAYQYRIEASTDGEHYTTIVDRTSNTTGGLLLTDGFSPVDARYIKLTVTGAHRYTGDWVSIRDLRLYESQPTQPTMSELHNQFKQYKASENVTGPLVRQLENKLDQAQRHLNKGHKDQALKHLNDFLKHLSNEALRKHITEEARLNLHSQAQALIDSRLED
- a CDS encoding DUF2264 domain-containing protein, with translation MTKTTERLHTNPLQTREQVQMALEQICLPTKPYFNRSKTTLQLGATGAGHPDAIAGMEGFARLLWGIIPYQAGGKMYQDWDDIIQGVRNGTHPEHEAYWGDITDYDQRIVEMAAFGLALALIPDQIWEPLSEEERRHFISWLDQINAYHSYDCNWLFFRVLVNLGFKQVGGPYNEEKVAQSLDRIDAFYVGDGWYSDGVNAHCDYYTSFAIHFYSLIYAKLMEGDDPERVALYKQRAGLFAQDFIYWFAKDGSALPYGRSLTYRFAQAGFWSALAYAEIHPFSYGVMKGIILNHLRWWFKQPIFNPNGTLSIGYAYPNLVMAENYNAPGSPYWGLKVFLILALPADHPFWQAAEEPLPPLHNRSVQRPPHFILCRQDDQNHVLAFNAGYPFTNAHTHTSAKYEKFVYSNVFGFSVPRAEWGLEQGAFDSMLALSERDHLYRVKRQSETYTIEDQVIYTKWRPWRDVTVHTWLIVGTPWHVRVHKIQTHRELDAADGGFALGKARGHPSPEITEHIRNETELLVSSENGCSGVTLLYGKGHTTLIHPHANTNLIHPRTVIPTVQSILPVGTHWLVTAFFADPCPHVEWKAWDKTPRVNHINGGISILSREGDALFTREISEP